In Chrysoperla carnea chromosome 2, inChrCarn1.1, whole genome shotgun sequence, the following proteins share a genomic window:
- the LOC123292577 gene encoding uncharacterized protein LOC123292577, with amino-acid sequence MMLKFISAIILILDLLVKSDVKLIVFAYTITTYDLIVKLSEYIISICYLCHELPFHELGRFFMDTTAWLLFQISYVLFIHEHVEYLIAQDTANSFITRFPNILDVDVVRQLQLRNKDTRIACIANRFSSYFGKVVRHKSKIPIKRSTLLEKWMHVWQGDRLREHPSQLSVATEASKSVLKNHHGGPQSRIPLHKRHSRRYVSEATSCALHDDITSCNSDLYVRSSCNMSDISSNSKCCCTPLIEVDFDENIERWRRYNH; translated from the exons atgatgttaaaatttatatcagctATTATCTTAATACTTGATTTGCTTGTG aaatccgATGTTAAATTGATAGTATTTGCATATACAATAACTACATATGATCTTATCGTCAAACTATCCGAATACATAATATCAATATGTTATTTATGTCATGAACTACCATTCCATGAACTCGGACGCTTTTTTATGGATACCACCGCATGGTTACTGTTTCAAATatcttatgtattatttatccATGAACATGTCGAATATTTAATTGCACAAGATACAGCAAATAGTTTTATCACACGTTTTCCAAATATCCTTGATGTGGATGTTGTTCGACAATTACAATTACGCAATAAAGATACACGTATTGCATGCATAGCAAATCGTTTTTCATCGTATTTTGGTAAGGTAGTCCGACATAAATCGAAAATACCGATAAAACGTTCAACATTATTGGAAAAATGGATGCATGTTTGGCAAGGTGATCGATTACGAGAACATCCATCACAGTTATCTGTTG CGACAGAAGCATCAAAGTCTGTATTAAAAAATCACCATGGTGGACCTCAATCACGGATCCCATTACATAAACGACATTCACGACGTTATGTTAGTGAAGCCACAAGTTGTGCATTACATGATGATATTACATCATGTAATTCAGATTTATACGTACGAAGTTCATGTAATATGAGTGATATAAGCAGCAATTCAAAATGTTGTTGTACACCATTAATTGAagtggattttgatgaaaatattgaacGTTGGAGGCGATATAATCattaa